A single Bacillus sp. HMF5848 DNA region contains:
- a CDS encoding DUF1659 domain-containing protein: MINSNIKDSQLRIVYVVGSDENGEPIFKNKNYNNVKTEAVADQLFAVAQAIASLQQHTVDHLERNNTRFIENVPE, encoded by the coding sequence ATGATAAATAGTAATATTAAAGATTCTCAACTGCGTATAGTGTATGTTGTTGGTTCTGATGAGAATGGAGAGCCAATATTTAAAAACAAAAACTACAACAATGTTAAAACAGAAGCTGTTGCGGATCAATTGTTTGCTGTGGCACAGGCGATAGCTAGTCTACAACAGCATACGGTAGACCATCTAGAGAGAAATAACACTCGTTTTATTGAAAATGTACCTGAGTAG
- a CDS encoding sigma factor G inhibitor Gin: MEALNSLTLTQELGETCAICNETRVKGIHLYTTFICMKCEQELIHTETSDPKYKEYLIKLKKASAAIKQFQNEGAQ, from the coding sequence GTGGAGGCATTGAATTCACTTACATTAACACAAGAACTTGGGGAAACATGTGCAATATGCAATGAAACGAGAGTAAAGGGAATTCATTTATATACAACTTTTATTTGTATGAAGTGTGAGCAGGAATTGATTCACACAGAAACAAGTGACCCTAAATATAAGGAATACTTAATAAAGCTTAAAAAAGCTTCGGCGGCTATAAAACAGTTTCAAAATGAAGGAGCCCAATAA
- a CDS encoding DUF2922 domain-containing protein translates to MAKTLELQFLNEEGKTSRLTIEDPVEPIDTAAVATAMDTILMSSVFTSSGGDYIAKKGARLVERNVTDIPLQ, encoded by the coding sequence ATGGCTAAAACATTAGAACTTCAATTTCTTAACGAAGAAGGAAAAACATCAAGACTTACCATCGAAGATCCCGTAGAGCCTATTGATACTGCAGCAGTAGCTACTGCAATGGACACTATATTAATGTCTTCTGTTTTTACTTCTTCTGGAGGCGATTATATAGCGAAGAAAGGTGCACGGCTTGTTGAACGTAATGTAACAGATATTCCTTTACAATAG